Proteins encoded together in one uncultured Sphaerochaeta sp. window:
- a CDS encoding Arc family DNA-binding protein codes for MDAKDKSKKQVLLRLSSSLWKELAAWAEDDFRSINGQIEFLLTESVRSRRKALKDDDQET; via the coding sequence ATGGATGCAAAGGATAAGAGTAAGAAACAGGTATTGTTGCGTCTTTCGTCATCGCTGTGGAAGGAGCTGGCCGCTTGGGCGGAAGATGACTTCCGCTCTATAAACGGCCAGATTGAGTTTCTGCTCACCGAGAGCGTACGTTCCCGTAGGAAAGCGCTCAAGGATGACGATCAAGAGACATAG
- a CDS encoding SPFH domain-containing protein: MNEPVYSKEKVLNRPSIGLTILVVNVLLILLSFALFIFGMAADIPGAIRAVVITLGALYGFIIGPILFGGLKIIKPNEALVLTLFGKYYGTLKKEGFFFVNPFVTAVNPASSSENSSGSYKLEGKTDANKSGTTAYSIQIPKRKLSLKAMTLNNEKQKINDSQGNPIIIGVVVIWKVVDTAKAVFDVDNYVDYLSIQCDSALRNVVRLFPYDSDDDEKSLRGSSREVAEDLLKELQGKVAVAGLEILEARITHLSYAPEIAAAMLQRQQASAIIAARQKIVEGAVGMVQMALEQLNESEVVNLDEERKASMVSNLLVVLCGNKDVQPIVNSGSLY; the protein is encoded by the coding sequence ATGAATGAACCTGTCTACTCTAAAGAAAAAGTCCTGAACCGACCTTCAATCGGATTGACGATCCTGGTAGTCAATGTGCTGCTTATCCTCTTGTCATTTGCCCTGTTCATCTTTGGCATGGCTGCAGATATTCCAGGAGCCATTCGTGCAGTTGTCATTACTCTTGGAGCACTCTATGGTTTTATCATTGGGCCAATCCTGTTTGGGGGATTGAAGATAATCAAACCGAATGAAGCGTTGGTGCTTACCTTATTTGGTAAGTATTATGGGACACTCAAGAAAGAGGGATTTTTCTTTGTAAACCCATTTGTAACAGCGGTTAATCCTGCATCTTCATCTGAAAACTCTTCAGGATCCTATAAGCTTGAAGGAAAGACTGATGCGAATAAGAGTGGAACCACTGCCTATTCGATACAGATTCCAAAACGTAAGCTATCCCTCAAAGCAATGACACTGAATAATGAGAAGCAGAAAATCAATGACTCTCAGGGCAATCCAATCATTATCGGTGTTGTCGTTATCTGGAAAGTGGTTGATACCGCTAAAGCGGTGTTTGACGTTGACAACTATGTGGATTATCTTTCCATACAGTGCGATAGTGCACTGAGAAATGTGGTACGGCTCTTCCCTTACGATAGTGATGATGATGAAAAATCATTGAGAGGAAGTAGCAGGGAGGTAGCAGAGGATCTGCTGAAGGAACTACAAGGCAAGGTTGCCGTTGCCGGCCTGGAAATTCTGGAGGCAAGAATTACCCATCTCTCTTACGCTCCTGAGATTGCCGCAGCAATGTTGCAGCGTCAACAGGCTTCTGCTATCATCGCTGCGAGACAAAAAATTGTGGAAGGAGCGGTTGGAATGGTCCAGATGGCTCTTGAGCAGTTGAATGAGAGTGAGGTAGTGAACCTGGATGAAGAGCGTAAGGCTTCCATGGTAAGCAATCTTTTGGTTGTTCTTTGTGGAAACAAGGATGTACAGCCAATCGTAAACAGTGGGTCACTCTATTAG
- a CDS encoding alpha-glucosidase codes for MKIVLVGAGSLQFGLGMLGDIFQSKVLAGSEVVLLDINAKAVDRVARIANDFLKKEGLDFSVQGTLDRKEAFKGTDFIITSIEVGDRFKLWDDDWKVPLQYGIHQVYGENGGPGGVFHSLRIIPHILDIVGDAVEICPDAWIFNYSNPMTAIGTTVMRKYPEAKFVGMCHEIGWLDRWLPEMLGMERDKFSYRAAGLNHFSCMYQVKDIATGEDLYPQVLEKASEFFKHEAGYSDFYETYLKTGQMESHEAFHKKGSARKGRFEWTDKRIAKFMLQYFKLLPITVDSHFGEYLAWAWDIVDHRGILDFYDYYRAALTVEHKPEIELKVHERVVPIIEGIITNSGYEEPAVNVLNNGLIPDLPSWVVVEVPAIINKDGVNGIKIPSLPKGYLALLRNYCGVYDLTAEAILCKSKDLATQAIIANPIVNQVTRIDDMVSRMIDIQNKWLGYLQ; via the coding sequence ATGAAAATAGTATTAGTAGGAGCTGGATCTCTCCAGTTCGGGCTCGGAATGCTCGGTGATATTTTTCAAAGCAAGGTACTTGCCGGCAGTGAGGTGGTATTGCTTGATATCAATGCTAAAGCAGTAGATAGGGTAGCCCGCATTGCAAATGATTTTCTCAAGAAAGAGGGACTGGACTTCTCTGTTCAGGGAACACTCGACAGGAAAGAAGCCTTCAAAGGAACAGATTTCATCATCACATCCATAGAGGTAGGTGATCGTTTTAAGCTTTGGGATGATGACTGGAAGGTGCCCCTGCAATATGGAATTCACCAGGTCTATGGGGAAAACGGAGGGCCAGGTGGTGTGTTCCATTCGTTAAGAATTATTCCTCACATCCTTGATATTGTAGGGGATGCAGTTGAGATTTGTCCTGATGCATGGATTTTCAATTACTCGAATCCGATGACGGCAATCGGAACCACCGTAATGAGAAAGTACCCTGAGGCAAAGTTTGTAGGGATGTGTCACGAAATTGGATGGCTCGACCGTTGGCTCCCTGAGATGTTGGGTATGGAGCGTGACAAATTTTCCTATCGGGCTGCTGGATTGAATCATTTCAGTTGCATGTACCAAGTGAAAGATATTGCAACTGGGGAGGACCTCTATCCCCAGGTACTTGAGAAAGCAAGCGAATTCTTCAAACATGAAGCTGGATATAGTGATTTTTATGAGACCTATCTTAAAACTGGACAAATGGAAAGCCATGAAGCGTTCCATAAAAAAGGTTCTGCTCGAAAAGGACGTTTTGAATGGACAGATAAACGAATAGCCAAATTCATGCTTCAATATTTCAAGTTGCTCCCCATTACAGTAGACAGTCATTTCGGGGAGTATCTAGCATGGGCCTGGGATATTGTGGATCATAGGGGAATCTTGGATTTCTATGATTATTATCGAGCAGCACTTACTGTTGAACATAAACCTGAGATTGAATTAAAGGTCCATGAAAGGGTAGTACCCATTATTGAAGGAATCATCACCAATTCTGGATATGAAGAACCAGCTGTTAATGTTTTAAATAATGGGCTGATACCCGATCTTCCATCTTGGGTGGTAGTGGAAGTTCCAGCAATCATCAATAAAGATGGAGTTAACGGTATCAAGATTCCATCTCTTCCGAAGGGGTATCTTGCACTGCTTAGAAACTACTGTGGTGTGTATGATCTAACAGCTGAAGCAATTCTGTGTAAAAGCAAGGATCTTGCTACACAGGCAATCATAGCAAACCCAATAGTAAACCAAGTTACACGCATCGATGATATGGTCTCTCGCATGATTGATATTCAGAATAAGTGGCTTGGGTATCTTCAATAA
- a CDS encoding extracellular solute-binding protein, which yields MKKGILGVLLSVFLVSSIFAGGAQESTQGEKVVTMFHNKVEIKDALDAYAALYSENTDGVTVTVEALGGGGDYGSGMKAKAQSDQIPDIFVIEGMGGYEIWKDYIADLSDQPWVNDTDLEMIVDGKVIGFPVAIEGYGMAYNAGILDKAGIDPITLTTRDAYEEAFKTLEAKKDLLGIDAPVSMAASLSGGMWWVAAQHNLAVYWGGGLGFTDTSVIDMALEGKMDEARFREYAKYLQLLYKYSDQAILVNGAYDDQVAAFAQGKTAFLHQGNWVDPNLGQLNADFEMGYAPHAFTNTPQEGLFLFAPSFYVVNKLSPNVEEAKKFLATMAGTPEGHSYMVNDASMIPAFNSVTLEPKGKLSQALMEANKKGGNYGVFFGMLPDGAGQNVFGPIYDLFAQEQDNLEGFIADMKVAIGNLPNM from the coding sequence ATGAAGAAAGGAATTCTTGGTGTTTTATTATCAGTTTTTCTAGTGTCCAGCATATTTGCAGGTGGGGCACAAGAATCTACCCAGGGAGAGAAAGTCGTTACTATGTTTCACAACAAAGTCGAAATAAAGGATGCATTGGATGCATATGCTGCTCTCTATTCTGAAAACACTGATGGAGTTACTGTAACCGTAGAAGCTCTCGGCGGTGGTGGAGACTATGGTAGTGGTATGAAAGCAAAAGCACAGTCTGATCAGATTCCCGATATTTTTGTTATTGAAGGAATGGGCGGCTACGAGATTTGGAAAGACTATATTGCTGATCTCTCTGACCAGCCTTGGGTAAACGACACAGATCTTGAAATGATTGTAGATGGAAAGGTTATTGGTTTCCCTGTTGCAATTGAAGGGTATGGTATGGCTTATAATGCTGGGATTCTTGATAAGGCTGGAATCGATCCAATTACGCTTACAACACGTGATGCATATGAAGAAGCCTTTAAAACCCTTGAAGCCAAGAAGGACCTCTTGGGTATTGATGCTCCTGTATCCATGGCAGCATCCCTCAGTGGTGGTATGTGGTGGGTTGCTGCACAACACAACCTTGCAGTGTACTGGGGCGGTGGCCTTGGCTTTACCGATACGTCTGTAATTGATATGGCCCTCGAAGGAAAGATGGACGAAGCACGATTCAGGGAATATGCAAAATATTTGCAACTCCTATATAAGTATTCAGACCAAGCAATCCTAGTAAACGGAGCATATGATGACCAAGTTGCTGCTTTTGCACAAGGCAAGACGGCTTTCTTGCACCAAGGCAACTGGGTTGATCCAAACTTGGGACAACTCAATGCTGATTTCGAGATGGGATATGCCCCACACGCATTCACCAATACTCCTCAGGAAGGTTTATTTCTCTTTGCCCCCAGTTTCTATGTTGTGAATAAGCTTTCACCTAATGTCGAAGAAGCAAAGAAGTTTCTTGCAACAATGGCTGGAACCCCAGAAGGGCATAGTTACATGGTTAATGATGCGAGCATGATTCCAGCATTCAATTCAGTGACATTGGAACCAAAGGGAAAGCTCAGTCAGGCCCTCATGGAAGCAAACAAGAAAGGTGGAAACTATGGAGTATTCTTCGGTATGCTTCCTGATGGAGCTGGCCAGAATGTATTTGGACCCATTTATGATCTGTTTGCACAGGAACAGGATAACCTTGAAGGTTTCATTGCTGACATGAAAGTTGCAATTGGAAATCTCCCGAATATGTAA
- the speA gene encoding biosynthetic arginine decarboxylase: MDTWTLDDARKLYHIDSWGNEYFHVSEKGEVEVRLKDKDPKSQVSLLSIVKGLQERGMKLPVLLRFSNILDSRIQHINESFLGAMKDAGYTGTYRGVYPIKVNQQQQVVEEICKYGKQYHHGLETGSKAELLLALAHIDDLEAYVICNGYKDEEYIDLALRGLSMGVQTVLVVEMPGEVDIILERSRAMGVKPNIGLRMKPSTVASGHWTDSGGDRSVFGLNTTQVIQVVDKLRNEQMLDSLKLLHYHLGSQIPNIRDIRMGATEAARFYCGLVHEGAPMGLLDIGGGLAIDYDGSHTDSSNSRNYSTKEYCDDVVEEVMTICKEENVTHPTLLSESGRALVSYYSVLLLNVLDTNIFWNGEDVEAKLDPEVLPALENLLYVRKMLNEKNAQECLNDLNYYREEIRNKFLYGKVNMRERAAAEHVYWSIVAEIKQTYGEVESPEFEKLEQQLSDIYYGNFSLFQSLPDVWAIDQLFPIMPIHMLDKRPDRKAILSDITCDSEGKIDRFIGRWEVENTLSLHTLPENDDYILGVFLVGAYQETLGDLHNLLGDTNVASVTYEDGKFRLHNELEGDTVADVLSYVEYEPKHLEALIRNKAERAVQDGRITPLERRRIIAAYTAGLRGYTYYETDQEE, from the coding sequence ATGGATACTTGGACACTAGATGACGCAAGAAAGCTGTATCACATCGATTCCTGGGGAAATGAGTATTTTCATGTCTCAGAGAAAGGTGAAGTTGAAGTACGGCTCAAAGATAAGGACCCAAAAAGTCAAGTAAGCTTGTTATCCATAGTCAAGGGTTTGCAAGAGAGAGGTATGAAATTGCCTGTACTCCTGCGATTTTCAAATATTCTTGACTCGAGGATCCAACATATCAATGAGAGTTTTCTTGGTGCCATGAAGGATGCAGGCTATACCGGTACCTACCGGGGAGTCTATCCTATCAAGGTAAACCAACAGCAACAGGTTGTTGAGGAAATATGTAAATACGGTAAACAGTACCACCATGGCTTGGAAACCGGCAGCAAGGCTGAGCTTTTGCTTGCCCTTGCTCATATCGATGATCTGGAAGCCTATGTTATCTGTAACGGATACAAGGATGAGGAATATATTGACTTGGCCCTGAGAGGCCTCTCCATGGGAGTGCAAACCGTTCTGGTGGTGGAGATGCCGGGAGAGGTGGATATCATTCTGGAACGTAGTAGGGCAATGGGCGTTAAGCCCAATATTGGACTGAGAATGAAACCCTCAACCGTTGCAAGTGGACACTGGACAGACAGTGGTGGGGACCGCAGTGTCTTCGGCCTGAATACCACACAGGTTATCCAGGTGGTTGATAAGCTCAGGAACGAGCAGATGCTCGATAGCCTGAAATTATTACACTATCATCTGGGAAGCCAGATTCCCAACATTCGTGATATCCGTATGGGCGCAACGGAAGCAGCACGATTCTACTGTGGATTGGTTCATGAGGGAGCCCCCATGGGCTTGTTGGATATCGGAGGGGGATTGGCAATTGACTATGATGGTTCTCATACCGATAGCTCAAACAGCCGAAATTACTCCACCAAAGAGTATTGTGATGACGTTGTCGAGGAAGTAATGACCATCTGCAAGGAAGAGAATGTTACCCATCCAACCTTGCTCAGTGAGTCTGGAAGAGCATTGGTCTCCTACTATTCGGTCCTGCTGCTCAACGTCCTGGATACCAATATTTTCTGGAACGGCGAGGATGTTGAGGCAAAGCTCGACCCTGAAGTGCTTCCAGCATTGGAGAACCTCCTCTACGTGAGGAAGATGCTCAATGAGAAGAATGCACAGGAGTGCCTGAACGACCTAAACTATTACCGTGAGGAGATTAGAAACAAGTTTCTCTATGGTAAGGTGAATATGAGGGAGCGTGCTGCAGCAGAGCATGTTTACTGGTCTATTGTTGCAGAGATCAAGCAGACCTATGGAGAAGTTGAGTCCCCTGAGTTTGAGAAGTTGGAGCAGCAATTATCAGATATCTACTATGGAAACTTCAGTCTCTTCCAATCACTTCCTGATGTATGGGCGATTGATCAATTATTCCCCATCATGCCGATCCATATGCTGGACAAGAGGCCGGACAGAAAGGCAATCCTGAGTGACATCACCTGTGACAGCGAGGGAAAAATCGATCGATTCATTGGTCGCTGGGAGGTGGAGAACACCCTTAGCCTTCACACCCTTCCTGAGAATGATGACTACATCCTCGGGGTCTTCTTGGTTGGGGCTTACCAGGAAACACTGGGGGACCTGCACAATCTGCTGGGAGATACCAATGTTGCCTCAGTTACCTATGAGGACGGGAAATTCCGACTTCATAATGAGTTGGAAGGTGATACGGTGGCTGATGTATTAAGCTACGTGGAATATGAGCCTAAACATTTGGAGGCTCTGATCAGAAACAAAGCTGAACGTGCAGTTCAGGATGGAAGGATAACCCCGCTTGAGAGGCGGCGCATCATTGCTGCCTATACAGCCGGACTCAGAGGATATACCTACTACGAAACCGACCAAGAGGAGTAA
- a CDS encoding LacI family DNA-binding transcriptional regulator: MVGDTYSKDMQTIKEISQRAGVSPTTVSNVIHGRTGKVSPEVREKVERILEEVNYAPNMAATILAHENSRIVGVIFFSETRRDETQLEDPFSFTILGNIEWELRKLGYYMMVHTTSDQNEVLRFVQSWKLAGVIILWVPQSIIPHINEHVSCPVVHIDSYHIEGDMKHYRVGIEDRLGGYQLSKYLLSMGHREMVFLSNGPTRTVSDHMRFHGLTDGFREYGLTLEEETFIPLPQSKEERYKIYAELSSLENACTVIVFSADYYASEAIAFFHKINIGVPDDISVTGFDDNIFSRITSPTITTIHQDTAERGRLAVDMLIKLIEGEVVEPHQVSLPVYLQVRESVKRL; encoded by the coding sequence ATGGTAGGAGATACCTATAGTAAGGATATGCAGACTATTAAGGAAATTTCCCAGAGGGCTGGTGTCAGTCCTACTACTGTCTCAAACGTAATTCACGGAAGAACTGGGAAAGTCTCTCCAGAGGTACGCGAAAAGGTTGAAAGAATACTGGAAGAAGTAAATTATGCTCCAAACATGGCAGCGACTATACTAGCTCATGAAAATTCTCGAATTGTTGGAGTGATTTTTTTCAGTGAGACACGTCGGGATGAAACCCAGCTCGAGGATCCATTTAGTTTTACCATTTTAGGTAATATTGAATGGGAACTAAGGAAACTTGGGTATTATATGATGGTACATACAACGAGTGACCAAAATGAAGTCTTACGGTTTGTCCAGTCCTGGAAACTTGCCGGAGTCATTATTCTCTGGGTTCCTCAATCGATAATCCCTCACATCAATGAACATGTATCATGTCCGGTAGTCCATATTGATAGTTACCATATTGAAGGTGATATGAAACACTATCGGGTGGGTATAGAAGATCGACTGGGAGGCTATCAGCTATCAAAGTATCTCTTGTCAATGGGGCATCGTGAAATGGTTTTTCTCTCCAATGGCCCTACCAGGACAGTTTCTGACCATATGAGATTTCATGGGCTTACAGATGGATTTAGAGAGTATGGATTGACCCTAGAAGAGGAAACCTTCATTCCTCTTCCGCAGAGCAAAGAAGAACGGTACAAAATCTATGCAGAACTCTCTTCTCTTGAAAATGCATGTACTGTTATAGTCTTTTCTGCTGATTATTACGCTTCAGAGGCAATAGCATTTTTTCATAAGATTAATATTGGTGTACCTGATGATATTTCAGTCACTGGGTTTGATGACAATATTTTCAGCAGGATAACCTCTCCGACAATCACCACAATTCATCAAGATACAGCAGAACGAGGAAGACTAGCTGTTGATATGCTGATTAAACTTATTGAAGGAGAAGTTGTTGAACCTCATCAGGTAAGCCTGCCTGTCTATTTACAAGTACGAGAATCAGTAAAGAGACTATAG
- a CDS encoding carbohydrate ABC transporter permease, whose amino-acid sequence MIPFLMVVLNSAKTSREIIINAVALPSSWGQLGINISRIFNNSTVDYLGAFMDSVGITISSLAVIIIFSSMAAWVLVRNDKKMWSAVIFMFFVAAMVIPFQVLMYPLVRWLRILGNAINIRLLGTMGGIVLSYLGFGSSLSIFVFHGFIKNIPYELEEAATIDGCSYPRIFFSIVFPLLKPIIVTVMILNGIWIWNDYLLPYLVLGSKGELQTLPIAVTAFAGAYLKQWDLILTSTLLAIIPIIILYLFAQRYIIKGMVEGSIK is encoded by the coding sequence ATGATTCCTTTTCTTATGGTTGTTCTCAATTCTGCCAAGACATCACGCGAGATTATCATCAATGCTGTTGCTCTTCCATCTTCCTGGGGACAGCTTGGAATAAATATCTCTCGAATCTTCAATAACTCAACAGTAGATTATCTAGGTGCTTTTATGGATTCTGTGGGTATCACTATCTCTTCACTTGCCGTAATTATCATTTTCTCTTCAATGGCAGCATGGGTACTCGTGAGAAATGATAAAAAGATGTGGTCTGCTGTCATCTTCATGTTTTTTGTCGCTGCAATGGTAATACCGTTCCAAGTTCTTATGTATCCCTTGGTTAGATGGCTTAGGATACTTGGCAACGCTATCAATATACGTCTTCTTGGTACAATGGGAGGTATTGTTCTTTCATACCTAGGTTTTGGATCATCCCTCTCAATATTTGTTTTTCATGGTTTTATTAAAAATATCCCTTATGAACTGGAAGAAGCCGCTACTATTGATGGTTGTTCATATCCGCGAATATTTTTCTCAATAGTGTTTCCTCTTCTCAAACCCATTATTGTAACGGTTATGATCCTTAATGGAATATGGATTTGGAATGACTACCTGCTTCCTTACCTTGTACTCGGATCGAAAGGTGAATTGCAAACCCTTCCAATTGCTGTAACTGCTTTTGCTGGGGCATATCTGAAACAGTGGGATCTTATCCTAACTTCAACATTATTAGCTATAATACCTATAATTATCCTATATTTGTTTGCTCAACGCTACATAATCAAAGGGATGGTTGAAGGTTCAATAAAATAA
- a CDS encoding sugar ABC transporter permease, translating into MKQRGLVNTLFLLPVVCTFILIIVIPFLLGMYYSLTDWNGVSPTVTFIGFENFSKILKAPDFIHSFLITVGFTIINVLLVNLVSFSLSLIVTSKVRFRNFYRAGFFVPYLIGGIVLGYIWQFIFNNILVSIGTQYGIEFLKTSFLSNPNTVIWAMSAVNTWQYSGYIMLIYVASIQSIPKSLMEAASVDGAGFFRNVFHILIPMMANAFTISLFLTLTHSFKQFDMNYTLTNGGPATRFMETPVKASQLLAMNIFDTASANRMAQAQSKAVVLFVVLVVVSLIQVSTNKKKEVEM; encoded by the coding sequence ATGAAACAGCGAGGCCTTGTCAATACTTTGTTTTTGTTGCCAGTTGTATGTACTTTTATATTGATTATTGTCATACCGTTCTTACTTGGCATGTATTATTCTTTGACCGATTGGAATGGTGTAAGCCCGACTGTCACGTTTATAGGGTTTGAAAACTTTTCAAAGATCCTGAAGGCTCCTGACTTTATTCACTCCTTTCTGATCACGGTTGGGTTCACCATTATTAATGTACTACTGGTAAATCTTGTGAGTTTTTCTCTTTCCCTCATTGTAACAAGCAAAGTGAGGTTTCGTAATTTCTATCGCGCCGGTTTTTTCGTACCATATCTTATCGGAGGTATCGTACTTGGTTATATCTGGCAGTTTATTTTTAACAATATTCTCGTTTCGATTGGAACACAGTATGGCATAGAATTCCTAAAAACCTCTTTTCTCAGTAATCCAAATACTGTTATTTGGGCGATGTCAGCAGTGAACACCTGGCAATATTCCGGGTATATTATGTTGATTTATGTAGCATCGATACAAAGCATTCCCAAATCCCTCATGGAAGCAGCTTCCGTTGATGGTGCAGGGTTTTTCCGAAACGTCTTCCATATTCTGATTCCTATGATGGCAAATGCATTCACTATCAGCCTTTTCCTTACGCTTACGCATTCATTCAAGCAATTTGATATGAATTATACCCTAACAAACGGTGGACCCGCCACACGATTTATGGAGACTCCAGTAAAGGCTTCACAATTATTGGCAATGAATATTTTTGATACTGCTTCGGCAAATAGAATGGCACAGGCGCAATCGAAAGCTGTGGTACTTTTCGTCGTCTTGGTGGTGGTGTCATTGATCCAAGTTTCAACCAATAAAAAGAAAGAGGTAGAAATGTAA